CCCACAGAGGCAGTGTTGCATGGGAGTTTCAAGTCAGGTCTAAGACCCAAGGCTGACTCCACCACTCAACAgctgtgtcctttgcctgactctgactctgactagTCTGGGTCTTGGCCTCCTTACCTATAAAATAGGAATTCTGCCTTAGCTATAAGCACCAGAAATTCGCTGTGTTATGTGAAGTGTAGGGCTGCTACCAAAGGCTTTTAAAGTGGCCACAGTTATCCACACCTTCTTGAATCCAtgtagtttttattgtttttattttaaagtgtgaCTCTGTAGCCCCTCCCACTAAAGAGTTAGGTGTATTTTACCATCTGCCGAATCATAACCGGGCCCCTCACTTGCCTTTAAAGCACATTTTTTGGGGGAAAAGTGAGTTGGATCAGTTGAGCTGAGAGCCTTGACTCTCCCTCCAGACACAGTATGGTCTCAGCAGTCACCAAGGCTGTGAACCACTGAACTCAGGCTTAGTCGCTCCCCAGGCGACTCAGTTCAGCTAAGACTCAGAGCAGTACCACAGTGGTGAGCACAGATACATGAAAGAGCTTGGACAGACTCATCCAGCTGAACTCAGCCCAAACTGCTGACAGGATCATAAATGCAACCAACAGGGGTTATTTGGGGTCATGATGTTTGTTACAGACATGTGTTGTGTTAATAATCTTTGGGTCATTTATTACACATTTGTTATAGATAGCTAACGCTGTATAGACAAGCAACTTTTCAATGAGCAGAGGTTAGTTGTATTTTAGGGCAAAGGTCAACTGAAAATGAAATGTCTGTGTACTGAAAATTCATGCTAGTTAGTGACTAGCAGGGAGAACTAAGGAGCAGAATCACAGATTCTAATCTAGTGGGCAGCTATGTGAACTTCTATATATTCTTTGACAATGTCTGATATAGCTGCCATTTTCCTCCTCTATAAATGCCTCtctgtttttattaaaatcaCTATTGTCAAAAGTACTTATTTATGAAAAGTCAGTTCTCAACTCAATTTGATAATAACACCTGTATTGATAGTTTAATCACAGACAAACTTCCCTGTACTTCTTTTGCTGGCTCACAGCAGGTTGTGAGTAAAACATTTCATTGTTATCGAAATAGCCATACATTGAGGCAGTAGGGTGGAATCTCTGTGTGGACTATGAACTCAAATAGCTAAGCCCATCAGAGATCAGAGAGGAATCAACATCGCATCATGACAATGATTTACAGGTGAAAGTCAACTTCGTTCATTCATTTCTAGGTTGCAGTACATGTTTGGGAGATGCGAGATTGCTGGCAATCTCGTCCTTAAACAAGACAGATACTGTTTTATAGCTCTAGACTCAACCCATGGGTTGAAACCCTCTTCGGGGGTCACACagcagatatcctgcatatcaagtATTTACCTTATGATTCTTAACAATAGCAAACTTACGGctatgaaagaaaataattttatggttgggaatcaccacaacgtgaggaactctattaaagagtcagagcattaggaaggttgagaactactgatttAGCCAAATCTTTGCGTTTACTGCACACAAATGGCCAATTTAGGAATTCAGTTATTAGATGGGGTATGGGTGTtgtagaaaacagtaaaacaaaaagaaaatttgaaattcttttctggAGCAATCTTCTCTGGGGCTAATGAacagtgaatgattttttttaaaaatcaaaagtgtacagcaacacacattgcacatagcTTGCAGTCAACCACCGAGAGATCCTCCCCTCTAGCATGGAATGGTTTTCATAGACAATAGTATTCCTCCAAACACCATCTGTTCTCTTTGTGACACACAGCATATCATGCTCAGCCCAACTTGTGGAGTCAGGAGACTTCTATTCCAGCAGGAATTTAAGGTACACCATAGAGAGTATCTATGAGGCAACAGTTCTCTTTGATTTTGCCTTAACATCTCAAAAGTCTACATAAAGAAGCAATACGTTGCTAAATGTGAGAATCATTATCATTCTTTTATGAAATGCCTTTGGTCTGTGATGGAAACGAGCTATGTGGGGTGCAACCTAACTGTAGTAAGTATGGCTTATGTTAATcaactggaaagaaaaaagaaaccctaaGGGATTGGAAATGGCGTGTAAGCTAATTCAAGGACCAGCGTCACTAAAACGTTCTTGCAGTTAAGACTGTAAATGCCATTTGCTTCCCTGACTATCCTTTGAATTgattcacttctccagctcctctTCTGTGAATTGGGCAGCAGCTACCTTCAGCTAGGTCTGTGGACTccccctttccatctctctcGCCTTAGCCAGAGTAAACCTTTGAGAATAACTATGTGCCTTGCTCCAAACCCTTCAAAGGTTTCTCCCAAGACTAGATTCTTGAGGCTGCAGCTGTCTGTGTCGCTGGCACTCAGCCAATTGCTTGGAGTCAATGGGTTCACACGCACGTGGTCTCCAAGGCTAGGTCAGAGTTCATTTGGTTTTAGAGAGCCGCTTGGGCTGAATGAATAGAGCTCACGGCTCGTGATAAAATCTCGGACTCCACATTTCTCTGATCTTAGGTGACACTGTGGCTCGGTAGTGTCTAGGGTTTCTGACAACTTTAAACCATAGGTTAAGCTATTTAATTGTCTGCTTTGGAAGCGCATTCACAgtttagtattttaaatattttaagacagGCTCATTTTGATGCTCTATTGTCTTTCTGAAGATCCCAGTCTCTGTGGGACCATGGTGTTCATAGGAGAAAACGTGAGAAGACAACTGATTGGATTTTTAGTTTGTTCTCTTCAGTATTCAAGAAATAAGCAGAGTAAGCAATTTCAGCTCCAGGCCTGTGTAGCTCTGCGGGTTAAGGACAGGCACTAAAAAGACCATGACTGGTCTCCCCATCTGACCTGCAGACCGTGAGttctccacctctgtctcccCCTACGATGGTCCAGtcagctctttcttttttgaattatTGAGAGCATTTATCTGCAACCAGACAACCActcaaaattagaaatgaaatagGTTCTTTAAGCAAGAACCCAAACGAGCCCAATCAGGGTCCCAGGGAAACTGTATAAGTGTATAGACATATAAGACACTGTCTAGGGAGAGAAAACTAGCTCTGAGGAGGCTACAACTCAGTTACTAAAAAAGCCAGAGTCCTTAATAAGAAACATGGGCAATTGTCTCCTGGGGCACCTCTACCAGGGGGCTCTGAGAGGAAGAGGTCAGCACTGGCTTTGCCCTGGGCTGAGACTGGCTCCTGGTCCCAGCATTGAGAACACAGTTTTCAGGTTCTGGGAAGGGCTGGATCAGAAGTTAGGGAATCTTTCCATTTTTAAGGAACAATAACCaagtttgtttgttcgtttgtttcgTTTTAAATTCCAGGTCTGCAAAATTTCTTTGAAATATCATGAACACGGGCCACATTTATCTTTAGAAATTATTAGATATCAAAACCTTCATGGGTAATGAGTCCCAGGGGGCATGACATAAACATTTACTTGTAGAATAAGGGAAGGAAcaggattaaaaaaacaaaaaaccaaaacagggcAGAGTTGGCGAACAGGAGAAATGAACCACAAATCACCTTCCTATGTCTGccacctctctttctccctaGTGAGTCTTGGAGCTGTTTACTGAATCTTCATACTTTCCTAAAACACAAATACCCCAGAACTCTCCTAAGTGATGGAAACTCCATATTGTTATAGAGATCTGTCCTGGGACAAGGATTTTTTACCAAAGAGGCTAGCAAGGTGTTTCAGAGACACTGGTGTTCAGAGGAGAGATCTACCATCTCCTCTTTAAAATAGTAGTAACTGGAAAATTACACGGGAGGAAAGAAACTCTGGCAAATATAGAACCTACTTACCGCCTTAAAAAAATAACTACTATTCTCATTCACCGTTACAAGGCTTTCTTTTCTCCAGCGATATTCTTCACCATAACTGAGTTACAGCCACCCATAGGCCACCACCAACAAACACTCTCGCACAAACAGTGACAGAAGCTTCTCCTGGAACACCCACTCCCTCTATATTCATTGCACAAATGTCTATACCACAATGGGAAATAAAACATTCTGAGTCAATGGAGATGGAGTTATTTTGTTTTGCGTTTAGGGTTAATTATGGTTCTGGGAGGGGGTAAAAGCCCCACTAATATCTGCCTGGTATTACTGGAAAATTTATtggtaattttataaatatatataaaaaatctcACCTCATCAGGGCTGTCCTAGGCTACAAAGACCCAGGTGATTGACCTGGTAGATACTTGTCTATTAAATATTTACAGCTTGCGACCATTTAGTTCTTTCCCTTTGGCGCCCACTTTCCTAGTCCCAGGCTCTTGTGGAGCACCAGAGCGTCGCGGTCCCTCCATGCACCCTTGCCATCACCGAGACCCAATTCCAGAACCCAAGGGCATTTCAAAGAAGGGCAGGGGCGGCCAAATTCCCTTCCCGTTATAGTAGTTATTCAATAAAAGCCCCCAGAAGCTTAAATATGGTGACCccgagagacaggcagatgggaAAATCTCTTGGAATTTGTCCAGTTTAAGTTCCCAGGCGCAGCAGAGAGCTCATGaattgggtttttaaaaaatgagcttAAAAACAAACCATTTTACACAACCAGCACCGGCGCCTTTACTTTGGAAACCTGTTCCTTGTCGCCACTCTTCCCGCGCCTAGGTTGAATTCCGTGACTTCTCCCGAAGTCATCAAACCACCGGTTTGCCTCGCGTCTTTCCTCCCCGCGTCTCCCTTAGAGAAGGGGACCCGAAGAGCAAAGCGGGGACTCCCACCTAGCACCAGCCCTCTTCCTCCCGGAGGAGCCCGGCGCCGGCCCGGACGCTACTTACCTGAGGCGGGGCGGCGGCTCCAGAATCGCGGCGCCCATGGCTTCGCGGGCCTCGGGCGTCCGCGCTGGGACACCGGAGTGGGTCAGCGCCGCCCGGAGCCTGTCGCGTTGCAGCCCCAGCCCGGGCTGCGGTCATTGGGCCGGCGCGTCACGTGGGCGGGGAGCGGGCGAGCCTCCTAGGCAGGGGTAACCCTTTACCTGCGCCTTGGCCCGGGTGCGCAGGCTATAGGGACAAGGGGACGTCCGGTGATCTATGCTTGAGTGAATGGTTAGCGAGCCAGACAGCATAGTTGCTTGATCGAGCCCACAGGGCTTGTCGCCTGCTCGGTAGCTAGACAAACTGCACAGACGCCGCTACGACGGTCATTCCCAGGGACTACAAACTTGCCTGCGCCCCAAAGGCCATAGTGGGACAAGAGaaagaactccagctccagaccCCTTCCCTTGGAGTGTCAGGATGTGGGACACTTCATCCAACACACTTTACCTACGAAGGGTGGAGAACCGATGCCGAGAATCTTAAATCTTCTGAAAGATTTAAGATTTTGGTCTTCGGTCCACCGGGCCCAGAAACTGTGGAGTTTGCCAGGAAAATGTGTTGAGCAATTCCGCCATCTAGCGTACTTGCTTTCCTCTCCAGGCTCAAGGCTTGCAGGGAAAGGATTAAAAGGCAATGCTGGAGAAGCAAGGACTTCCTTCCCAAAGACCCAAGGCCCTCATTTCTTCAAGAGTGTTTTGAGTTTCACATGTCCGCTGTCTTCACAGGTATTTGCCATACTCTATGGGAGACCACTCAGAGGTTTTCGGCCCTTTTTAGTGCTAAAATAGCCTTGCACTTTCAAAGGTAGATTTACAAGGGAAATCATACATTGTTGAATGTCATTTAttgatttgaagaaaaaaatttcttgtCACAGTAAGTGACTCTCAGGTTCAATTTTCAGCCTTGTCAGAAATTTCATGAGatagtttatttatatattaatttatatattaattagtttttaatttatatattaattagtTTTTTCTGATCAAAAAAGACTTTGGAATTTGTCTTGGGCTTTAAAAGTCATTGGGGAGAAACTTTGAGGTTCATCTCAGTCATAAAAAGAGGAGGGTAAGAAACTTGATAGTgcctttagttttatttttaatattggatttttaaagttttattttttaaagtaattgctTTGTTGAGaaccacacacacaatttcatctGATTGTTGTTTACTTTACTGACGCTTTCTCTTGCTGCTATGCTAAAAGATAGCTCTGGGGAGGTGTGTATGGGAATTCTCAGAtcaaagaggggtgtgtgtgtgtgtgtgtgtgtgtgtgtgtgtgtgtgtgtgtaaagttatCTGGAGGTTCCCCTAGGTCTTGCTCACTCACCTGGGAATTTGTGAATGGCACTAGTGGTTGGCCATTTCCTGCTCCACCCACAAGAGGAAGGACTATTCCCTTTTACATGTACCCAGAGAActtattttcttcctattttgaTGCTGTGTCTGGAATTCTAGAAGGcaataactattttatttacttcTGTGTTCTTGGTGGAGTGTGTGATTAGGTGAATGGCTTGCTGACTGAGTTCTTCAGCTACTTCTGTATactggagagaaggaaaaaaaccaaacgGGCATCTCTAGTAACATCTCTAGTAATGATCTAGAGATCGTTAGTAAACTAGCTGAATCTCTCACCTGCAAACTAGTAAAGATCTTAGAAGTTACTGTCATCAAATGACTACTGGGCACTGAATGCTTTATTTTGATGGACTTTGAGAAAGCTAACCAAGATGCTGGTGATGTCCTGGAATTAAGTCCATGGTCTTTACTTCTCAGCTTTTCACCTATAAATGTGGAATAATAATAGTACCAAACTCCTGAGGCTGTGGTGTAGATGCCATGGCTTTGTGTCTAGAAAGCTCCTGGAGTAGTTCTAGTGCACCTTCTGCAACTGGTCAATTTGAATAATTACTGGTAAGTGACATCTTCCACATCTGGCCAATCTCAGTGGTGAAAAGTCAGTAGCACTCAATTTAAGTAGCTCATCTTTTATTCATACAAATGATACATACACAAGACTGTATATTGTTTGAACACTGAAATAATTGTCTAGTGTAACAACTCTGTAACAAAATTTTAACTAAATGTAACATTTACGAAAATATAAATCTCTGATTGGGAAGTTCATCCCAACAATACAAAGTTTACATAAAAACATTCAATACGAGCTATCAGTTGCAAAcatgttaggaaaaaaaaaacattcaagtCACTTGTTACAACTCTAGTGGTTTTTACACAGAACACTCACACACTACGTGTAATTCACCTAGGCATTTAATTCTTAGAAATGTATGGCATGGATGTTCAGTTGATAATGACAGGAATAAGAATGTGTTGACTAAAGAGCTAAAAGTATGGACTCCAGATCATGTGTATATAGATCTTAACCCTCCAAGGGCTCTCACCTACAGGCTGGTGGCTAAACTAGGAGGAACACACTGAAAAAAGGTGTTTCACCATGGAGAAGGTTGTTGATATCTGAACAACACCTTCGAATGCTTACATGTTAAATCCTTTCACCAGTGGAACACAACTGGATTCTCTACGAGTTTAGATAATTTTCCTTTTCCCAATGTATCAGCAATCAAGATGGCACTGTGTAATGTTTTTCTCTTATTACTCCCTGGCATCCCCGTCAGGTTTACAGGCTCTAGCAGAACCTGTCATCTTCTTCATTTTGCAGTCCACAAAAGCAATACACTTGGTGAGGCTAGAGGTCAGGCTATAGGTGTGTGCCGAGTCCCAAGCAGAGCCAGGATGAAAATAAGCTGGTTCTTTGTTCAAGGTTCTGATTTAAGTACGTTTCACTTTgagagaaaaatcaaaccaaTCACGACCACCTGATCCCCTTGGGAGGTCTTCCAGGACATGCCAAGTGAAGGACTCGGAAGGAAGAAATTCACCTTCACCTTCTGAGATGTATTTTCCTTCAAATTGGTgaagtcatttattttttaaatatgccaTTTCATAGTTTCAACTTTGAAATTGGTAAGACTGGGAAAGTCCTCAGTCTGGGAGCGTAAGAGATGAAGAAGTGTACACATGGTGTGTGGAAGTAAGAAAGTGATCACAAACAGGGATCATAGGAACCTTTGGACCCTTAAGATATATGGAATATTTTAGCACGGAGACAGGCATATTCAGTTTGTCCCAGAGTATTTGGTCTTTATCTGCATTTTACACAGGAGAGAGGCATAACGAGAATAAGGCAATATCACCAGTGTTTCAGAGACGGCGTGTTTAAAaagtttgctttctattaagaTACTGCAGGGGTCTGGGAAACATTAGGCTCCCTAACAACTAACTGAAGAGTATGGACTCTTGTTAGTACAATGAAGGGAATAAACAGATGTTTTGATCAAACTTGTAATGCCCTTTCCATAATTCTTTATACTCAGCACAAATAATGCAACTCAAGAAAATGTGTGAAAAGATTGTGGTTTCTTAGTAAGTCAGGTTCTTTTGCAACCCATGAAAGAAAcagtttaaaaattatatatcccATTGCACAGAAACCCTTGCATGCAGTCATTGTGAATGTGTTTTAATGAAGACTGACTCTCCACGGTCAGTAGCCCTGTGATAGTGGTAGTTAGTTCATGTCCCAGTCTGTTGACCATCTCACACGTTTTGTGTGCTGTCCTGGGAAACTGAAACACATCTGGACATCTTTCTTACACAATTTTGCACCATTAGACCTCTTGTGTTTACACAGTTGTCAAGATCGAGAAACGTAAAGAGATATTAAGGCTGCATTTTGCTGTCATACCCCCCACTCAGAGTCAAACAGTTCTCTGCCATCATGATTTCAACTGGCTTCTGTAGAACTAATTCTAGTCCAACTGGTCTACCTATAACTCTAGCTTCTCTCATCTGAATCAATGTGGTGAGTTGTGCTGATTCTTGTTATACAGCAAATTTAAgaaattttattctctctcttctaGGGGAAATGGCCATTTCACCATCCTTTCTGGGAGTTCTCTATTTTACAAATACATTTGGACAAAAAGATGGCACCCAAGTTGAGTCTTATAGTTCTGTTTCCTTTCATGAGGATATTAGTAAACTAGGAATTCCAGCATCTTTCTGGCTTTTAAGAAACATACAGCTCATCATTTGTGTGCAGAAGATGCACTTTGCTTCCTTCGGCTATACATGGATTATGTACTTCAGCTGAGTAGGATAAATATCGTGTCAGTTATCTGATGTGTAGCTGTGGCTCCTAGATTCTAGGGCAGCACACACTCTGTCATAACAAGAGTTGTGTTTCTTGGAGGGTGTTGCCTCATTGGATTCAGAGGAGTCACTCACGGTAATGGGGCTGTCTCTTGCAAAGACCTCAGTGGACTCTCGccataagcaatctacagacaCTTTAAAGGAGTAACTGTTCGACTTTGGCCTGGATGTCTGCGTTGCATTGCTGAAAATCTGTCTGCTATTCGATGTGGCAATTTTGATCTTCAGGGCAGCATCTACCCTATCCACAACTGTGTATATCCCTATACTCCCATCATCAAAGCCAACGATGATGTTCAGGTGTCTCTGAGAAAGAGCCAGAAAAGTTGGTGTTTTATATAGTGAGCAAGCACCGATGTTTTTGCCATCAGCTAGTCTCATCACAATTAAGCTAGATACTGTAtcgttttcctcctcctcctccccattctgGAAACAAATGTACACCAGGTAGCGACCATCTCGAGagagcctctgcctccagatgaCTCCAGAGGCATGAACCACCCGTagttttccactgtgtaaatCCAGCACATTAATATTTTCATCTCCCCGGGATATAATGCCTAGCTTCCCATTGGGAGAAATTTCAAAATCCTCCAGGTTTTTCAGGAAGTTGCTTGGAAGCTGCACGCGGCGACAGATCACTTCATCAGTTAGGCTCCAGAGGTTCACGGTCTCAGCTGACGTGATGAACACGATGATGTCAGGGCAGTCGGGGATCAACTTAAAATTCACGATGGTGATCCCATCTTCACAACAGAATTTCTTAGTGATACTGCCTGTCCAAAGGCTGACGGCCAGCACTTTGCTTTTCGTCATTCCTACCACGAAGGTGTTTGCAGAGGTAATGAAAGCATTTTGCAAAGTGGTTAAGATGTTACAGACCCTGTGTCCTGTGGCCAACCTCCAAACCCTGGAGGCATTTTCCTCACAAAGAGAGACCACAAACTGGTCATTATGGGTGATCAGCAGCTGAGATATCCTCTGCCCATTAATTCGGAAGAGGTTTTCCCCACTGCTGGTGTGCCAGACGTACTGGCTACTTTTGTCGTCTGAAGTCACCATTATGTCCCCAGCGGATGTCAACACACAGTGTTCGACTATTCCTTCATGCTTAAAAACCGCTTCAATGAACCCACTGCTGAAGTTCCATTTATGAACACAGTCAGAGCCATCGAGAGAGTAAATGATTTCCCCCCTGGCAGGCAACACCAGACTCTGGATGGGTTTCCCAGTTTTATCGATATTGGACATAGCTGTGATTATATCTATATCCCAAATGGAAAGAACGCCACTGGTTGATAAAGACAGTAGCATATTGTGGTGACTAGATTTTACCAGCTTAACGATGGTACCTGAGATTTCCTTCAAGCTTGCCATGCACTGTCCTGTGTCCCGCCTCCAGAAGAATACTGCTGGGGTGTTCTCCATGGTTGCAATGATACAGTCTCCATTTTTGGATAGCACGGCAGATATAAATCGTTCATTGTGCCTGGCTCGGAATTTTTCAGCTACCTTCCACATGCCAGTGTCTAAGAGCTCAATGCTGAGAGCTTTACAGATCAGAATCGCACTTTGGTCCTCTGAAAGCTCAATGCTCACCACTTCGCTGTCTTCCTTCCGACAGTCAAAGTCTTCAGTCAGCTGGGGGCTGGATATGTCCTCTGTATTCCAAACGGAGAGGCTTCCCTCACTGTCAATCATGACCATCTCTTGAGCTGTGTCCAAGATGAGAAGAAACTTTACAAAACCACCTGAAAATTCTGATGTCACTGTACATATTTTTTCTCCACTCCCTAAGTGGAAAATGGTGGTATTGTTAAGGTACTGGCCACAGAAAGCATACACCCCATCTAGGGAGCATTGGACGCATGTCACCTCATACCAGCAGTGGAACTGGTAAAGGGGCCATCCATAGAGCAAATCAATGACAGTGACATCTTTGCTGGCCTCTAGCCATGCAAGGGCATGGTTGATGGAGAGTGTAAATCCATTGATGTAGGTGGGGCTGCTTCCATGCTTGGTCCCTTTGATTTCCACCTCAGACAGGAGACAGGAATTGACATTGTCATAAATCAGCAAGGTGTTGTTTGTTGTAGCAACCACAAGGTACTTCTCATCACTGGTGAGCTTCATGCCTAGGATAACAGACTGGGCTGTAGTGATTTGCCGGAGTAGCTGGCGAGTTTCTACATCCCAGGTGCTGATGGAACCGTTTTCTAGAGCTGTGAGAACAGTGCTTGGGTTACAGGTAGGGAGGATCTCTGTGACATGTAGGTGGCTGGATGCTAAGGGGAGACGCTCAGGGCTGTATGTCACGTCCATGGACGAATGGAGAGGAACAATGGAGCAGTATTTGGGTCCATCTTTGTCACATTCTAAAAGAAGGTGCCTAAGTTTGGGCAGGGAACTCACAACAGGCAGCAGCCGTTGCTGAAGCTCTGCTGAAAGGGAGCCTGGAAATGTAATGACCTTGTTTCTGATGCCACGGAGTGTGCTGGCCAGGAACTTCAGCTCCTTTTCCTGTGAGTAGTTGTAAGCCAGTTCTATGTCTGCAAGCACTTTGTCAAACTGGCCAATTTTGATCATGGTGTAAAGCCAGCTGAAGTTCATGATGATTCCATAAAGTAGGTCATCGGTTTTCCCACACCTGGTCAGGTGATACAAGAGCTCAGACATTTTCCGGTGATTGACAAAAAAGATGTCAGGCTCTAGTGGGTTACACTGGAAAACCCAGGGTTGGTCAGGGGCCTGCCTGTCAAAGGATGCTTGCTCTATGAAGTGCTTTTCTTCCTCAAGCAGACTTCTGTTCTCTAAGTCGAGGCAGCCATTCAAGTAGGGGTCTTCCAGGCAGAAAgctttcctcctgcctcctgaccacACCCCTAGAAAGTAATCTGCCAGGATTGTGTGCATCTCACGGAGGTTGCTGTCTTCTTGTAGATACAGCTTCTGAGCTATGAGCTGCAGGTGTCTGTTGGCCCAGACTAAGAGTGTGACATTCTTCACGTGCCTTTCTATTAAGTAGCCATTGAGACCCTCCTTGAGCCTTGCAATATACAGGTAAGGTACTCTCAGGGGATTGCTAGGTCTGGTGTTCTCAATGAGTTCATTCATAACACTGTTATCCAGAGCTAACACATCCTCCAGTTCCATTTCACTCAAACCCATTTTGGCCATGGTGATGTAACCCAGAGCCCTGGAGACCAGTTTCTGACCACACTTCTTCTCTAAGGACCAGAATAACTGCTCTATACTTTCATGGACAGTCACACAGAGGGAGGATTCATTGACGTCTTTGTGGGATCTCCAGTGTCTCACCTCTCTGAAAGTTAGGTTCACAAACATAGGCAGCGTGCACTTGGAGAATGCATTATTCACATAAATCTGCTGGCCTGACGTGACCTTCCTTTTGACCCTCAGCAACTGGTGTTTGAGGACCTGACTGCACATCTTTCTGTCCCGGGGAATCAGCTCAATGTAGTTGTCTTCTTCATGGATAAGGCACCTTAGTTTCTGCAGGATCCCATGTTTGTTAGGCAGTGTGGAGAGGATGATCCGAACAAACCGGGGAAGATGAGCAGGTAGCCACCAGAGCTTCCTAGCCTCatcagtctctgagagctgctCTAGGGCATCGAATATTATCACCAGAGGTCTTTGAAGCGAAGACTCATTCAACAGGTTTATAAATAAGTCTCGAAGGTCGTGGATCTTCTTAGGAAAGCTTTGAACCAGACACCGGTAGTTGACTGCCAGTTGTTCACAGACACTGAGAAGAAGTGTCCTCAGATCAATACTCATGTCTGTTGTTCCTAGAAATCTCACAATGACAACTGGGTCAGAGTCTGGCCCTGTGTCTTCATGTAGCCAGCCATAAGCCTAAAACATACAAGCAGAGTTTAGAACATCGCTGTGCTGTGCCTTTCCGCAACTATGATCAACGAACTTCCCCTCAAGAGCTCAGCCTAACACCATCCTTGCAGATAAAAAGCCCTGATCCAATAAATGCACAAGCTGCCTGGGAAGGTGAAAGTGTTGCTACAAAACTCATGAACATATCTGTAGGTGGGACTCACAGGCAGCAATAGTACTTCTTAACCGTATTTGTTTGCGTTCTAAAAACAGACTTCAATTACCATAAACCTAGGTCCATTGTCTGATTTTCTTTTCATCTAAATCCCTAACTTTTGGTAGTTGTTAGCACACAGTATATAATTAGTGTCTCTTTAATAGCTAACTTAAGTAATAATTTATAAATTGCATAGAGTAAATGTTTTCATTAACTGAGAACATAAAGTTCCATATGTGGATGGCCAATTTTCAATTAATTAGAATATAACAAAATATTCACCAccagtattatattgaatagaatTTTTTGTAACCCAGTTGTATTTTTGTGATTCTACAGGGTCATCA
This is a stretch of genomic DNA from Rattus norvegicus strain BN/NHsdMcwi chromosome 14, GRCr8, whole genome shotgun sequence. It encodes these proteins:
- the Nwd2 gene encoding NACHT and WD repeat domain-containing protein 2 isoform X2, translating into MNNNDTGAERQALRETVYPKLREFCRENYGLEFQVIDLYWGVEEDEWDSPELQKMRMKLLEECLKSSAGPCFVGLLGEKYGNIRIPGQVEASEFEMILDAAVEAKLETKLLEDWYCRDENSVPAAYYLRPRLEVPRTNKNSTQPSATGEHERPWQEISDEIKTIFKAATKLLHEQGKMKLSQAKRYLFSAIEDEFDFALGKQTPAFLKKCVCYIRKIANIERFVKIPEMGKYMDITGTDPRIIRDPEAQEKLIKLRDEFIPTIVASSNLRVYTSVTHCDMKLGYSQEIENHYIEGLGKQFYEDMIDIIQATVQQNFDTETDTLYDEILQHSSLCKTYASFYEYKCESLNILHKYILPSKTGHINPLIVYGGPCTGKTLLLAEVAKKAYGWLHEDTGPDSDPVVIVRFLGTTDMSIDLRTLLLSVCEQLAVNYRCLVQSFPKKIHDLRDLFINLLNESSLQRPLVIIFDALEQLSETDEARKLWWLPAHLPRFVRIILSTLPNKHGILQKLRCLIHEEDNYIELIPRDRKMCSQVLKHQLLRVKRKVTSGQQIYVNNAFSKCTLPMFVNLTFREVRHWRSHKDVNESSLCVTVHESIEQLFWSLEKKCGQKLVSRALGYITMAKMGLSEMELEDVLALDNSVMNELIENTRPSNPLRVPYLYIARLKEGLNGYLIERHVKNVTLLVWANRHLQLIAQKLYLQEDSNLREMHTILADYFLGVWSGGRRKAFCLEDPYLNGCLDLENRSLLEEEKHFIEQASFDRQAPDQPWVFQCNPLEPDIFFVNHRKMSELLYHLTRCGKTDDLLYGIIMNFSWLYTMIKIGQFDKVLADIELAYNYSQEKELKFLASTLRGIRNKVITFPGSLSAELQQRLLPVVSSLPKLRHLLLECDKDGPKYCSIVPLHSSMDVTYSPERLPLASSHLHVTEILPTCNPSTVLTALENGSISTWDVETRQLLRQITTAQSVILGMKLTSDEKYLVVATTNNTLLIYDNVNSCLLSEVEIKGTKHGSSPTYINGFTLSINHALAWLEASKDVTVIDLLYGWPLYQFHCWYEVTCVQCSLDGVYAFCGQYLNNTTIFHLGSGEKICTVTSEFSGGFVKFLLILDTAQEMVMIDSEGSLSVWNTEDISSPQLTEDFDCRKEDSEVVSIELSEDQSAILICKALSIELLDTGMWKVAEKFRARHNERFISAVLSKNGDCIIATMENTPAVFFWRRDTGQCMASLKEISGTIVKLVKSSHHNMLLSLSTSGVLSIWDIDIITAMSNIDKTGKPIQSLVLPARGEIIYSLDGSDCVHKWNFSSGFIEAVFKHEGIVEHCVLTSAGDIMVTSDDKSSQYVWHTSSGENLFRINGQRISQLLITHNDQFVVSLCEENASRVWRLATGHRVCNILTTLQNAFITSANTFVVGMTKSKVLAVSLWTGSITKKFCCEDGITIVNFKLIPDCPDIIVFITSAETVNLWSLTDEVICRRVQLPSNFLKNLEDFEISPNGKLGIISRGDENINVLDLHSGKLRVVHASGVIWRQRLSRDGRYLVYICFQNGEEEEENDTVSSLIVMRLADGKNIGACSLYKTPTFLALSQRHLNIIVGFDDGSIGIYTVVDRVDAALKIKIATSNSRQIFSNATQTSRPKSNSYSFKVSVDCLWRESTEVFARDSPITVSDSSESNEATPSKKHNSCYDRVCAALESRSHSYTSDN